From Cydia fagiglandana chromosome 6, ilCydFagi1.1, whole genome shotgun sequence, the proteins below share one genomic window:
- the LOC134665533 gene encoding aquaporin-like, with protein sequence MSPSSQQVSAPRRTKSRCSCGLDYTARGVLLAEWAGTTLLVFLSCLPACAGAPQYACAGAAGLAVALLVQCFDHISGAMFNPTVLLAAMLARRVAPGLGAGMFGAQLLGAATGTGLLRLLAPGSDAADLCLTLPVDTLSVYKAVCIEAVLGGLLALANMASWDPRNRLLADSWPLRIGLSVAGLSIIAGPLTGASMNAARSFGPALWSGHWEHHWIYWVGPLSGSLLCTLLYRRIWAVDGMPPARAAPDVTAALPLRRERGSLDPAVEPHKKTHYSV encoded by the exons CCAAAAGCCGCTGTAGTTGTGGACTCGACTACACAGCGCGTGGCGTGCTTCTAGCAGAGTGGGCGGGCACCACACTGCTGGTGTTCTTGAGCTGTCTGCCAGCatgcgccggcgcgccgcagTATGCGTGCGCAGGCGCCGCGGGTCTCGCTGTTGCGCTCCTAGTTCAG TGCTTCGACCACATATCCGGCGCCATGTTCAATCCAACCGTTCTCCTAGCGGCAATGCTAGCGCGGCGCGTGGCGCCCGGGCTGGGCGCCGGCATGTTCGGCGCCCAGCTGCTGGGCGCCGCGACGGGCACCGGTCTGCTGCGGCTGCTGGCGCCCGGGTCTGACGCCGCTGATTTGTGTCTGACATTGCCCGTGGATACCTTATCGGTGTACAAG gCGGTGTGCATTGAGGCCGTCCTGGGAGGGCTATTGGCGCTAGCCAACATGGCGTCATGGGACCCTCGAAATCGACTGCTAGCCGACTCCTGGCCGCTACGAATAGGTCTGAGTGTTGCGGGCCTATCTATAATCGCG gGTCCGCTGACTGGTGCGAGCATGAACGCAGCACGCAGTTTTGGGCCTGCGCTGTGGAGCGGCCACTGGGAGCACCATTGG ATATACTGGGTGGGTCCCCTAAGCGGCTCACTTCTGTGCACACTCCTCTACCGCCGCATATGGGCGGTCGACGGAATgccgccggcgcgcgcggcgcccgACGTCACCGCAGCGTTGCCGCTGCGGCGCGAGCGCGGATCACTCGATCCTGCAGTGGAGCCCCATAAGAAGACCCATTATTCTGTGTAA